In Xiphias gladius isolate SHS-SW01 ecotype Sanya breed wild chromosome 5, ASM1685928v1, whole genome shotgun sequence, the following are encoded in one genomic region:
- the pck2 gene encoding phosphoenolpyruvate carboxykinase [GTP], mitochondrial has translation MSCLLLGVIRRQGGVLASARVRSLASVPSLPPAVAEFVKGAVEECKPISVHVVTGTPEETANILAGLEKEGMVKKLPRYDNCWLARTDPKDVARVESKTVIVTKSKRDTIPIPAEGVKSQLGNWMSELDWQKAREERFPGCMAGRTMYVIPFSMGPVGSTLSKYGVQVTDSPYVVASMGIMTRMGTPVLKKLAEGVEFVRCQHSVGRPLPLRAPLVNSWPCNPNKVLISHLPDTRQILSFGSGYGGNSLLGKKCFALRIASRIAKDEGWLAEHMLILGITNPQGVKRYVAAAFPSACGKTNLAMMKPALPGWKVECVGDDIAWMKFDSQGKLRAINPENGFFGVAPGTSDKTNPYAMATIAKNTMYTNVGETSDGGVWWEGLDHPAADITLTDWHGKTWKQGSSTPCAHPNSRFCAPAAQCPIIDPQWESEEGVPIDAIIFGGRRPEGVPLVYESFNWQHGVFVGAAMRSEATAAAEHKGKVIMHDPFAMRPFFGYNFGDYLAHWLSMESQKAVTHLPKIFHVNWFRKDATTGAFLWPGFGENARVLEWIFKRCSRKREDEAAKKSIIGWLPEDGAIDTKGLSSKVDMGALFDVPKPFWQKETKELRAYFTQQVGADLPAQVEAELKALEERVHK, from the exons ACAGGGTGGTGTTTTGGCAAGTGCCAGGGTTCGGTCCCTGGCCTCAGTCCCCTCGCTGCCCCCAGCAGTGGCTGAGTTTGTGAAGGGAGCAGTGGAGGAGTGTAAGCCCATCAGTGTGCATGTGGTCACGGGAACGCCAGAGGAAACAGCCAACATTCTGGCAGGTCTGGAGAAGGAAGGGATGGTCAAGAAGCTTCCTAGATATGACAACTG TTGGTTGGCACGTACAGACCCAAAGGATGTGGCTCGGGTGGAGAGCAAGACCGTGATTGTGACCAAGAGCAAGAGGGACACCATCCCCATCCCTGCTGAAGGGGTGAAGAGCCAGCTGGGCAACTGGATGAGCGAGTTGGACTGGCAGAAAGCCAGAGAGGAGCGTTTCCCTGGCTGCATGGCAG gtCGGACCATGTATGTGATACCCTTCAGTATGGGTCCAGTAGGCTCCACTCTGAGTAAATATGGTGTGCAG GTGACGGACTCGCCTTATGTTGTGGCCAGTATGGGGATCATGACACGTATGGGGACACCTGTCCTGAAGAAACTTGCTGAAGGAGTGGAGTTTGTCCGCTGTCAGCATTCTGTGGGAAGACCTTTACCACTGAGAG CCCCTCTGGTCAACTCATGGCCCTGTAACCCGAACAAGGTGCTGATATCTCACCTGCCGGACACCAGGCAGATCCTGTCCTTTGGCAGTGGCTATGGAGGAAACTCTCTCCTGGGGAAGAAGTGCTTTGCCCTCCGCATCGCCTCCCGCATCGCTAAGGACGAGGGCTGGCTGGCAGAGCACATGCTG ATCCTTGGTATCACCAACCCTCAGGGAGTGAAGCGTTATGTAGCAGCAGCCTTCCCCAGTGCCTGTGGTAAAACCAACTTGGCCATGATGAAACCAGCTTTGCCGGGCTGGAAGGTTGAGTGTGTGGGAGACGACATCGCGTGGATGAAGTTTGACAGCCAAG GTAAACTGAGGGCCATCAACCCAGAGAACGGTTTCTTCGGTGTGGCTCCGGGCACCTCAGACAAGACCAACCCCTACGCCATGGCCACCATTGCCAAAAACACCATGTACACCAACGTTGGTGAGACCAGTGATGGAGGGGTGTGGTGGGAAGGACTTGACCACCCTGCAGCCGACATCACACTTACAGACTGGCACGGCAAAACCTGGAAACAAG GAAGCTCGACTCCTTGTGCCCACCCCAACTCCCGCTTCTGTGCCCCGGCAGCTCAGTGTCCCATCATTGACCCCCAGTGGGAGAGCGAGGAGGGGGTTCCAATTGACGCCATTATCTTCGGTGGCAGGAGGCCAGAAG GGGTCCCTCTGGTCTACGAGTCTTTCAACTGGCAACATGGAGTCTTTGTTGGAGCTGCAATGAGGTCTGAGgccacagcagctgctgagcATAAGG GCAAGGTGATTATGCACGACCCCTTCGCCATGCGGCCATTCTTCGGCTACAACTTTGGCGACTACCTCGCTCATTGGCTGAGTATGGAGAGCCAAAAGGCCGTCACTCATCTGCCCAAGATCTTCCATGTCAACTGGTTCAGAAAGGATGCCACCACCGGTGCCTTCCTCTGGCCTGGCTTTGGTGAAAACGCCCGTGTGCTGGAGTGGATCTTCAAGCGCTGCAGCCGGAAGAGGGAGGACGAGGcagcaaagaaaagcattatCGGCTGGCTGCCAGAAGATGGTGCCATCGACACTAAAGGCCTGAGCAGCAAAGTGGATATGGGCGCCTTGTTTGACGTGCCCAAGCCTTTCTGGCAGAAGGAGACCAAAGAGTTGAGAGCCTACTTCACTCAGCAAGTTGGAGCTGATCTGCCAGCTCAGGTGGAGGCTGAGCTGAAGGCACTGGAGGAAAGAGTGCACAAGTAA